Proteins encoded together in one Solanum lycopersicum chromosome 7, SLM_r2.1 window:
- the LOC101261343 gene encoding kinesin-like protein KIN-14F isoform X1 codes for MPQESNQNQSNSLFNSPVKNFRGLKGNLGYNSSSNEVSNTEEMFNDRDLAQRKAEEAAARRYQAAEWLRQMDSGASEVLPKEPSEEEFRCALRNGLILCNVLNKVNPGAVHKVVVNSVVDMSSECAAQSAIQYFENMRNFLVAVGKMQLLTFEASDLEKGGSSNKVVDCILCLKGYYEWKQAGGIGVWKYGGTVRITSCPKGSPSSFGGSDSADESVDDSESSQFDQLLEFLHLSSEVSLEESNAANILTFLFDRFGLGLLQAYLMERNGVEDFPLNSMVIDAVLRKVVKNFSGLLVSQSNQLRLFLKKILADECSTLSRSEVLEAISNYLRHRTSLVSSECICGGKRESSWCNNGFTAANEEIVDVQQKELEELKIFCRETKLDVQKYKSGWEEEFRRLVHHIKGLEVASSSYHKVLEENRLLYNQVQDLKGTIRVYCRVRPFLSGPPDMQSTVDYIGENGDIMIVNPRKQGKDARKIFSFNKVFGTKVTQEQIYVDTQPLVRTVLDGFNVCIFAYGQTGSGKTYTMSGPDLNTEETWGVNYRALRDLFSTTKARQDMIEYEVGVQMIEIYNEQVRDLLVIDGANRRYPLHRYMMNYIVTRSTELHHLHSKKFGFFCLTLTFQTLDIRNNSQLNGLNVPDASLVPVTCTQDVLDLMRIGQKNRAVGATALNERSSRSHSILTVHVRGRELVSGSTLKGCLHLVDLAGSERVDKSEAVGERLKEAQHINKSLSALGDVISALAQKSSHIPYRNSKLTQVLQDSLGGQAKTLMFVHINPEADAFGETVSTLKFAERVASIDLGAARSNKETGEIRDMKEEISNLKQVLEKKETELELLKSGVNVRGQASPLRTMRHIGNSNLKTEANQRPLDDIREVRSCSSGKQRRSQFPSKFTDKDFIPKMPLLTEEKSAASPMRRSPSPPIRRSISTDRGAHVRSRNKPETFENQPVMKLPFPARAPVTINKSSTNMPAIVSSDRTRGYQSSREQSRQENISDVLYSLQKMSNRKIPEHDEEQFKQVLNVRQGAIRKSKNENKLKSKHQLSTKIQIKSDVSVTLLSDGCHGGMMDEAQRSDVSESENENGFVGSNISGTIRFGNGNLPRNFSRNSQNVEREISQTVEAFLAGKYEDRPSSGNNMLRNAEVNNSFNPEFRKPEDKPSNANKIARNSKEVNNSLAPELRRSRSTPRGKFMFLP; via the exons ATGCCACAAGAGAGTAATCAAAATCAGAGCAATTCATTGTTCAATAGTCCAGTGAAGAATTTTAGAGGATTGAAGGGAAATTTGGGTTATAATTCAAGTAGTAATGAAGTATCTAACACTGAGGAGATGTTCAACGATCGTGATTTAGCTCAAAGAAAAGCTGAAGAAGCAG CTGCAAGGAGGTACCAGGCGGCGGAATGGCTGAGGCAGATGGACTCCGGTGCATCGGAGGTGCTCCCAAAAGAACCAAGTGAAGAAGAATTTCGATGTGCTCTTCGCAATGGTCTCATTCTTTGCAATGTCCTCAACAAAGTCAATCCTGGTGCTGTTCACAAG GTGGTGGTGAATTCAGTAGTCGATATGTCCTCAGAATGTGCAGCTCAATCTGCTATTCAATACTTCGAGaacatgaggaatttccttgTAGCTGTTGGCAAAATGCAGCTTTTAACATTCGAAGCATCTGATCTTGAAAAG GGTGGTTCATCAAACAAAGTTGTAGACTGCATTTTGTGCCTTAAAGGATATTATGAATGGAAACAAGCTGGAGGAATTGGAGTTTGGAAGTATGGTGGAACTGTCAGGATCACGTCCTGTCCTAAAGGATCACCGTCCTCATTTGGTGGTAGTGACAGTGCAGATGAATCAGTGGATGACTCTGAGTCATCACAATTCGACCAGCTGTTGGAATTTCTCCATTTATCTAGCGAAGTCTCGCTTGAAGAATCAAATGCTGCTAATATACTGACCTTCCTCTTTGATCGCTTTGGTCTCGGGCTTCTACAAGCTTATCTTATGGAGAGGAATGGAGTTGAGGACTTCCCTTTGAATTCAATG GTAATTGATGCTGTGCTGAGGAAAGTAGTCAAGAACTTCTCTGGATTGCTGGTTTCTCAGAGTAATCAG CTCAGACTTTTTCTGAAGAAAATATTGGCAGATGAGTGCAGTACTTTATCAAGATCAGAAGTTCTCGAAGCCATATCAAACTATTTGCGCCACAGAACTAGCTTGGTCTCCAGTGAATGCATTTGTGGTGGGAAACGTGAAAGCAGCTGGTGTAATAATGGTTTCACCGCTGCCAATGAAGAAATAGTTGATGTTCAACAAAAGGAGTTAGAG GAGCTCAAAATCTTTTGCAGAGAAACCAAGCTAGACGTTCAAAAGTATAAGTCAGGATGGGAAGAAGAATTTAGAAGGCTTG TGCACCATATCAAGGGCCTCGAGGTGGCCTCATCTTCTTATCACAAAGTACTGGAAGAAAATCGGTTGCTTTACAATCAAGTCCAGGACCTAAAAG GGACAATAAGGGTATATTGTAGAGTTAGGCCCTTCCTATCAGGACCACCTGATATGCAATCCACAGTTGATTATATCGGAGAAAATGGAGATATCATGATTGTCAATCCTCGTAAGCAGGGTAAAGATGCTAGGAAGATTTTCAGTTTCAACAAGGTCTTTGGAACTAAAGTAACTCAAG aACAAATATACGTGGACACTCAGCCGTTGGTTAGGACTGTCCTTGATGGTTTTAATGTTTGTATCTTTGCCTATGGACAGACTGGCTCAGGAAAGACATACACCATG AGTGGTCCAGACTTGAACACAGAGGAGACATGGGGTGTAAATTATCGTGCTTTGCGTGATTTATTCAGCACTACAAAGGCAAGACAGGACATGATAGAGTATGAAGTTGGAGTCCAAATGATCGAAATATATAATGAGCAAGTGAGAGATCTCTTAGTCATTGACGGGGCTAACAGGCGATATCCTTTACACAGATATATGATGAATTACATAGTAACACGCTCAACTGAACTGCATCATTTACACAGTAAAAAATTCGGATTTTTTtgtctaaccttaacatttcaaacATTGGATATACGAAATAATTCTCAACTGAATGGCCTCAACGTACCTGATGCTAGTCTGGTTCCAGTTACATGCACTCAAGATGTACTTGATTTGATGAGAATTGGGCAGAAGAACCGTGCTGTCGGTGCTACTGCTTTAAATGAGCGGAGTAGTAGGTCTCACAG TATTCTGACAGTTCATGTTCGAGGAAGAGAGCTGGTATCTGGATCTACATTAAAGGGCTGCCTTCACCTTGTGGATTTAGCTGGAAGCGAGAGAGTAGATAAATCTGAAGCTGTTGGCGAGAGACTAAAGGAGGCGCAACATATAAACAAATCTTTGTCAGCATTAGGAGATGTTATCTCTGCTCTTGCCCAAAAGAGCTCACATATTCCTTATAGAAACAGCAAGCTTACTCAAGTATTACAAGACTCATTAG GTGGTCAGGCAAAGACGTTGATGTTTGTGCACATAAATCCAGAGGCAGATGCATTTGGAGAAACAGTTAGCACCCTCAAGTTTGCTGAGAGGGTTGCTTCCATAGATCTTGGCGCAGCTCGCTCTAACAAAGAAACTGGTGAAATTCGAGACATGAAAGAAGAG ATCTCAAACCTTAAGCAAGTGCTGGAGAAGAAGGAAACTGAACTTGAACTCCTAAAAAGTGGTGTAAATGTTCGAGGGCAAGCATCACCTCTACGAACAATGAGGCACATTGGTAATAGTAACTTGAAAACGGAAGCTAATCAGCGTCCTCTGGATGACATTAGAGAG GTAAGAAGCTGTTCATCAGGTAAACAAAGGAGGTCTCAGTTTCCCTCGAAGTTCACGGACAAGGATTTCATCCCAAAAATGCCCTTGCTCACAGAGGAAAAATCAGCAGCCTCCCCCATGAGGAGATCACCATCGCCACCCATTAGAAGATCAATATCAACAGATAGAGGTGCTCATGTCAGAAGCAGAAACAAGCCTGAAACATTTGAAAATCAACCAGTAATGAAACTGCCTTTTCCTGCTAGAGCTCCTGTCACCATCAATAAGTCTAGTACCAATATGCCAGCTATTGTCTCTTCGGATAGAACGAGAGGATATCAGAGTTCAAGAGAGCAATCCAGGCAAGAAAATATCTCTGATGTTCTATATAGCCTCCAGAAGATGAGCAACAGGAAAATTCCAGAACACGACGAGGAGCAGTTTAAGCAAGTGCTTAATGTAAGACAAGGTGCAATCAGGAAAAGTAAAAATGAGAACAAGCTCAAATCCAAGCATCAGTTATCAACTAAAATACAGATTAAATCAGATGTTTCAGTGACCTTACTTTCTGATGGATGTCATGGTGGAATGATGGACGAAGCTCAGAGAAGCGATGTTTCCGAGTCTGAAAATGAGAATGGATTTGTTGGATCCAATATAAGTGGAACCATAAGGTTTGGTAATGGAAATCTTCCAAGAAACTTCTCAAGGAACTCTCAAAACGTTGAACG AGAAATATCACAGACAGTTGAAGCATTTTTAGCTGGTAAATATGAAGACAGACCATCAAGTGGCAATAACATGCTTCGAAATGCTGAGGTAAACAATTCATTCAATCCTGAATTCAGGAAACCAGAAGATAAACCATCCAATGCCAATAAAATTGCTCGAAATTCAAAGGAAGTGAACAACTCATTGGCTCCAGAATTGAGAAGAAGCAGATCAACACCGCGCggaaaattcatgtttttgccCTGA
- the LOC101261343 gene encoding kinesin-like protein KIN-14F isoform X2: MPQESNQNQSNSLFNSPVKNFRGLKGNLGYNSSSNEVSNTEEMFNDRDLAQRKAEEAAARRYQAAEWLRQMDSGASEVLPKEPSEEEFRCALRNGLILCNVLNKVNPGAVHKVVVNSVVDMSSECAAQSAIQYFENMRNFLVAVGKMQLLTFEASDLEKGGSSNKVVDCILCLKGYYEWKQAGGIGVWKYGGTVRITSCPKGSPSSFGGSDSADESVDDSESSQFDQLLEFLHLSSEVSLEESNAANILTFLFDRFGLGLLQAYLMERNGVEDFPLNSMVIDAVLRKVVKNFSGLLVSQSNQLRLFLKKILADECSTLSRSEVLEAISNYLRHRTSLVSSECICGGKRESSWCNNGFTAANEEIVDVQQKELEELKIFCRETKLDVQKYKSGWEEEFRRLVHHIKGLEVASSSYHKVLEENRLLYNQVQDLKGTIRVYCRVRPFLSGPPDMQSTVDYIGENGDIMIVNPRKQGKDARKIFSFNKVFGTKVTQEQIYVDTQPLVRTVLDGFNVCIFAYGQTGSGKTYTMSGPDLNTEETWGVNYRALRDLFSTTKARQDMIEYEVGVQMIEIYNEQVRDLLVIDGANRRLDIRNNSQLNGLNVPDASLVPVTCTQDVLDLMRIGQKNRAVGATALNERSSRSHSILTVHVRGRELVSGSTLKGCLHLVDLAGSERVDKSEAVGERLKEAQHINKSLSALGDVISALAQKSSHIPYRNSKLTQVLQDSLGGQAKTLMFVHINPEADAFGETVSTLKFAERVASIDLGAARSNKETGEIRDMKEEISNLKQVLEKKETELELLKSGVNVRGQASPLRTMRHIGNSNLKTEANQRPLDDIREVRSCSSGKQRRSQFPSKFTDKDFIPKMPLLTEEKSAASPMRRSPSPPIRRSISTDRGAHVRSRNKPETFENQPVMKLPFPARAPVTINKSSTNMPAIVSSDRTRGYQSSREQSRQENISDVLYSLQKMSNRKIPEHDEEQFKQVLNVRQGAIRKSKNENKLKSKHQLSTKIQIKSDVSVTLLSDGCHGGMMDEAQRSDVSESENENGFVGSNISGTIRFGNGNLPRNFSRNSQNVEREISQTVEAFLAGKYEDRPSSGNNMLRNAEVNNSFNPEFRKPEDKPSNANKIARNSKEVNNSLAPELRRSRSTPRGKFMFLP; this comes from the exons ATGCCACAAGAGAGTAATCAAAATCAGAGCAATTCATTGTTCAATAGTCCAGTGAAGAATTTTAGAGGATTGAAGGGAAATTTGGGTTATAATTCAAGTAGTAATGAAGTATCTAACACTGAGGAGATGTTCAACGATCGTGATTTAGCTCAAAGAAAAGCTGAAGAAGCAG CTGCAAGGAGGTACCAGGCGGCGGAATGGCTGAGGCAGATGGACTCCGGTGCATCGGAGGTGCTCCCAAAAGAACCAAGTGAAGAAGAATTTCGATGTGCTCTTCGCAATGGTCTCATTCTTTGCAATGTCCTCAACAAAGTCAATCCTGGTGCTGTTCACAAG GTGGTGGTGAATTCAGTAGTCGATATGTCCTCAGAATGTGCAGCTCAATCTGCTATTCAATACTTCGAGaacatgaggaatttccttgTAGCTGTTGGCAAAATGCAGCTTTTAACATTCGAAGCATCTGATCTTGAAAAG GGTGGTTCATCAAACAAAGTTGTAGACTGCATTTTGTGCCTTAAAGGATATTATGAATGGAAACAAGCTGGAGGAATTGGAGTTTGGAAGTATGGTGGAACTGTCAGGATCACGTCCTGTCCTAAAGGATCACCGTCCTCATTTGGTGGTAGTGACAGTGCAGATGAATCAGTGGATGACTCTGAGTCATCACAATTCGACCAGCTGTTGGAATTTCTCCATTTATCTAGCGAAGTCTCGCTTGAAGAATCAAATGCTGCTAATATACTGACCTTCCTCTTTGATCGCTTTGGTCTCGGGCTTCTACAAGCTTATCTTATGGAGAGGAATGGAGTTGAGGACTTCCCTTTGAATTCAATG GTAATTGATGCTGTGCTGAGGAAAGTAGTCAAGAACTTCTCTGGATTGCTGGTTTCTCAGAGTAATCAG CTCAGACTTTTTCTGAAGAAAATATTGGCAGATGAGTGCAGTACTTTATCAAGATCAGAAGTTCTCGAAGCCATATCAAACTATTTGCGCCACAGAACTAGCTTGGTCTCCAGTGAATGCATTTGTGGTGGGAAACGTGAAAGCAGCTGGTGTAATAATGGTTTCACCGCTGCCAATGAAGAAATAGTTGATGTTCAACAAAAGGAGTTAGAG GAGCTCAAAATCTTTTGCAGAGAAACCAAGCTAGACGTTCAAAAGTATAAGTCAGGATGGGAAGAAGAATTTAGAAGGCTTG TGCACCATATCAAGGGCCTCGAGGTGGCCTCATCTTCTTATCACAAAGTACTGGAAGAAAATCGGTTGCTTTACAATCAAGTCCAGGACCTAAAAG GGACAATAAGGGTATATTGTAGAGTTAGGCCCTTCCTATCAGGACCACCTGATATGCAATCCACAGTTGATTATATCGGAGAAAATGGAGATATCATGATTGTCAATCCTCGTAAGCAGGGTAAAGATGCTAGGAAGATTTTCAGTTTCAACAAGGTCTTTGGAACTAAAGTAACTCAAG aACAAATATACGTGGACACTCAGCCGTTGGTTAGGACTGTCCTTGATGGTTTTAATGTTTGTATCTTTGCCTATGGACAGACTGGCTCAGGAAAGACATACACCATG AGTGGTCCAGACTTGAACACAGAGGAGACATGGGGTGTAAATTATCGTGCTTTGCGTGATTTATTCAGCACTACAAAGGCAAGACAGGACATGATAGAGTATGAAGTTGGAGTCCAAATGATCGAAATATATAATGAGCAAGTGAGAGATCTCTTAGTCATTGACGGGGCTAACAGGCG ATTGGATATACGAAATAATTCTCAACTGAATGGCCTCAACGTACCTGATGCTAGTCTGGTTCCAGTTACATGCACTCAAGATGTACTTGATTTGATGAGAATTGGGCAGAAGAACCGTGCTGTCGGTGCTACTGCTTTAAATGAGCGGAGTAGTAGGTCTCACAG TATTCTGACAGTTCATGTTCGAGGAAGAGAGCTGGTATCTGGATCTACATTAAAGGGCTGCCTTCACCTTGTGGATTTAGCTGGAAGCGAGAGAGTAGATAAATCTGAAGCTGTTGGCGAGAGACTAAAGGAGGCGCAACATATAAACAAATCTTTGTCAGCATTAGGAGATGTTATCTCTGCTCTTGCCCAAAAGAGCTCACATATTCCTTATAGAAACAGCAAGCTTACTCAAGTATTACAAGACTCATTAG GTGGTCAGGCAAAGACGTTGATGTTTGTGCACATAAATCCAGAGGCAGATGCATTTGGAGAAACAGTTAGCACCCTCAAGTTTGCTGAGAGGGTTGCTTCCATAGATCTTGGCGCAGCTCGCTCTAACAAAGAAACTGGTGAAATTCGAGACATGAAAGAAGAG ATCTCAAACCTTAAGCAAGTGCTGGAGAAGAAGGAAACTGAACTTGAACTCCTAAAAAGTGGTGTAAATGTTCGAGGGCAAGCATCACCTCTACGAACAATGAGGCACATTGGTAATAGTAACTTGAAAACGGAAGCTAATCAGCGTCCTCTGGATGACATTAGAGAG GTAAGAAGCTGTTCATCAGGTAAACAAAGGAGGTCTCAGTTTCCCTCGAAGTTCACGGACAAGGATTTCATCCCAAAAATGCCCTTGCTCACAGAGGAAAAATCAGCAGCCTCCCCCATGAGGAGATCACCATCGCCACCCATTAGAAGATCAATATCAACAGATAGAGGTGCTCATGTCAGAAGCAGAAACAAGCCTGAAACATTTGAAAATCAACCAGTAATGAAACTGCCTTTTCCTGCTAGAGCTCCTGTCACCATCAATAAGTCTAGTACCAATATGCCAGCTATTGTCTCTTCGGATAGAACGAGAGGATATCAGAGTTCAAGAGAGCAATCCAGGCAAGAAAATATCTCTGATGTTCTATATAGCCTCCAGAAGATGAGCAACAGGAAAATTCCAGAACACGACGAGGAGCAGTTTAAGCAAGTGCTTAATGTAAGACAAGGTGCAATCAGGAAAAGTAAAAATGAGAACAAGCTCAAATCCAAGCATCAGTTATCAACTAAAATACAGATTAAATCAGATGTTTCAGTGACCTTACTTTCTGATGGATGTCATGGTGGAATGATGGACGAAGCTCAGAGAAGCGATGTTTCCGAGTCTGAAAATGAGAATGGATTTGTTGGATCCAATATAAGTGGAACCATAAGGTTTGGTAATGGAAATCTTCCAAGAAACTTCTCAAGGAACTCTCAAAACGTTGAACG AGAAATATCACAGACAGTTGAAGCATTTTTAGCTGGTAAATATGAAGACAGACCATCAAGTGGCAATAACATGCTTCGAAATGCTGAGGTAAACAATTCATTCAATCCTGAATTCAGGAAACCAGAAGATAAACCATCCAATGCCAATAAAATTGCTCGAAATTCAAAGGAAGTGAACAACTCATTGGCTCCAGAATTGAGAAGAAGCAGATCAACACCGCGCggaaaattcatgtttttgccCTGA
- the LOC101261343 gene encoding kinesin-like protein KIN-14F isoform X4 → MPQESNQNQSNSLFNSPVKNFRGLKGNLGYNSSSNEVSNTEEMFNDRDLAQRKAEEAAARRYQAAEWLRQMDSGASEVLPKEPSEEEFRCALRNGLILCNVLNKVNPGAVHKVVVNSVVDMSSECAAQSAIQYFENMRNFLVAVGKMQLLTFEASDLEKGGSSNKVVDCILCLKGYYEWKQAGGIGVWKYGGTVRITSCPKGSPSSFGGSDSADESVDDSESSQFDQLLEFLHLSSEVSLEESNAANILTFLFDRFGLGLLQAYLMERNGVEDFPLNSMVIDAVLRKVVKNFSGLLVSQSNQLRLFLKKILADECSTLSRSEVLEAISNYLRHRTSLVSSECICGGKRESSWCNNGFTAANEEIVDVQQKELEELKIFCRETKLDVQKYKSGWEEEFRRLVHHIKGLEVASSSYHKVLEENRLLYNQVQDLKGTIRVYCRVRPFLSGPPDMQSTVDYIGENGDIMIVNPRKQGKDARKIFSFNKVFGTKVTQEQIYVDTQPLVRTVLDGFNVCIFAYGQTGSGKTYTMSGPDLNTEETWGVNYRALRDLFSTTKARQDMIEYEVGVQMIEIYNEQVRDLLVIDGANRRLDIRNNSQLNGLNVPDASLVPVTCTQDVLDLMRIGQKNRAVGATALNERSSRSHSILTVHVRGRELVSGSTLKGCLHLVDLAGSERVDKSEAVGERLKEAQHINKSLSALGDVISALAQKSSHIPYRNSKLTQVLQDSLGGQAKTLMFVHINPEADAFGETVSTLKFAERVASIDLGAARSNKETGEIRDMKEEISNLKQVLEKKETELELLKSGVNVRGQASPLRTMRHIGNSNLKTEANQRPLDDIREVRSCSSGKQRRSQFPSKFTDKDFIPKMPLLTEEKSAASPMRRSPSPPIRRSISTDRGAHVRSRNKPETFENQPVMKLPFPARAPVTINKSSTNMPAIVSSDRTRGYQSSREQSRQENISDVLYSLQKMSNRKIPEHDEEQFKQVLNVRQGAIRKSKNENKLKSKHQLSTKIQIKSDVSVTLLSDGCHGGMMDEAQRSDVSESENENGFVGSNISGTIRFGNGNLPRNFSRNSQNVERQLKHF, encoded by the exons ATGCCACAAGAGAGTAATCAAAATCAGAGCAATTCATTGTTCAATAGTCCAGTGAAGAATTTTAGAGGATTGAAGGGAAATTTGGGTTATAATTCAAGTAGTAATGAAGTATCTAACACTGAGGAGATGTTCAACGATCGTGATTTAGCTCAAAGAAAAGCTGAAGAAGCAG CTGCAAGGAGGTACCAGGCGGCGGAATGGCTGAGGCAGATGGACTCCGGTGCATCGGAGGTGCTCCCAAAAGAACCAAGTGAAGAAGAATTTCGATGTGCTCTTCGCAATGGTCTCATTCTTTGCAATGTCCTCAACAAAGTCAATCCTGGTGCTGTTCACAAG GTGGTGGTGAATTCAGTAGTCGATATGTCCTCAGAATGTGCAGCTCAATCTGCTATTCAATACTTCGAGaacatgaggaatttccttgTAGCTGTTGGCAAAATGCAGCTTTTAACATTCGAAGCATCTGATCTTGAAAAG GGTGGTTCATCAAACAAAGTTGTAGACTGCATTTTGTGCCTTAAAGGATATTATGAATGGAAACAAGCTGGAGGAATTGGAGTTTGGAAGTATGGTGGAACTGTCAGGATCACGTCCTGTCCTAAAGGATCACCGTCCTCATTTGGTGGTAGTGACAGTGCAGATGAATCAGTGGATGACTCTGAGTCATCACAATTCGACCAGCTGTTGGAATTTCTCCATTTATCTAGCGAAGTCTCGCTTGAAGAATCAAATGCTGCTAATATACTGACCTTCCTCTTTGATCGCTTTGGTCTCGGGCTTCTACAAGCTTATCTTATGGAGAGGAATGGAGTTGAGGACTTCCCTTTGAATTCAATG GTAATTGATGCTGTGCTGAGGAAAGTAGTCAAGAACTTCTCTGGATTGCTGGTTTCTCAGAGTAATCAG CTCAGACTTTTTCTGAAGAAAATATTGGCAGATGAGTGCAGTACTTTATCAAGATCAGAAGTTCTCGAAGCCATATCAAACTATTTGCGCCACAGAACTAGCTTGGTCTCCAGTGAATGCATTTGTGGTGGGAAACGTGAAAGCAGCTGGTGTAATAATGGTTTCACCGCTGCCAATGAAGAAATAGTTGATGTTCAACAAAAGGAGTTAGAG GAGCTCAAAATCTTTTGCAGAGAAACCAAGCTAGACGTTCAAAAGTATAAGTCAGGATGGGAAGAAGAATTTAGAAGGCTTG TGCACCATATCAAGGGCCTCGAGGTGGCCTCATCTTCTTATCACAAAGTACTGGAAGAAAATCGGTTGCTTTACAATCAAGTCCAGGACCTAAAAG GGACAATAAGGGTATATTGTAGAGTTAGGCCCTTCCTATCAGGACCACCTGATATGCAATCCACAGTTGATTATATCGGAGAAAATGGAGATATCATGATTGTCAATCCTCGTAAGCAGGGTAAAGATGCTAGGAAGATTTTCAGTTTCAACAAGGTCTTTGGAACTAAAGTAACTCAAG aACAAATATACGTGGACACTCAGCCGTTGGTTAGGACTGTCCTTGATGGTTTTAATGTTTGTATCTTTGCCTATGGACAGACTGGCTCAGGAAAGACATACACCATG AGTGGTCCAGACTTGAACACAGAGGAGACATGGGGTGTAAATTATCGTGCTTTGCGTGATTTATTCAGCACTACAAAGGCAAGACAGGACATGATAGAGTATGAAGTTGGAGTCCAAATGATCGAAATATATAATGAGCAAGTGAGAGATCTCTTAGTCATTGACGGGGCTAACAGGCG ATTGGATATACGAAATAATTCTCAACTGAATGGCCTCAACGTACCTGATGCTAGTCTGGTTCCAGTTACATGCACTCAAGATGTACTTGATTTGATGAGAATTGGGCAGAAGAACCGTGCTGTCGGTGCTACTGCTTTAAATGAGCGGAGTAGTAGGTCTCACAG TATTCTGACAGTTCATGTTCGAGGAAGAGAGCTGGTATCTGGATCTACATTAAAGGGCTGCCTTCACCTTGTGGATTTAGCTGGAAGCGAGAGAGTAGATAAATCTGAAGCTGTTGGCGAGAGACTAAAGGAGGCGCAACATATAAACAAATCTTTGTCAGCATTAGGAGATGTTATCTCTGCTCTTGCCCAAAAGAGCTCACATATTCCTTATAGAAACAGCAAGCTTACTCAAGTATTACAAGACTCATTAG GTGGTCAGGCAAAGACGTTGATGTTTGTGCACATAAATCCAGAGGCAGATGCATTTGGAGAAACAGTTAGCACCCTCAAGTTTGCTGAGAGGGTTGCTTCCATAGATCTTGGCGCAGCTCGCTCTAACAAAGAAACTGGTGAAATTCGAGACATGAAAGAAGAG ATCTCAAACCTTAAGCAAGTGCTGGAGAAGAAGGAAACTGAACTTGAACTCCTAAAAAGTGGTGTAAATGTTCGAGGGCAAGCATCACCTCTACGAACAATGAGGCACATTGGTAATAGTAACTTGAAAACGGAAGCTAATCAGCGTCCTCTGGATGACATTAGAGAG GTAAGAAGCTGTTCATCAGGTAAACAAAGGAGGTCTCAGTTTCCCTCGAAGTTCACGGACAAGGATTTCATCCCAAAAATGCCCTTGCTCACAGAGGAAAAATCAGCAGCCTCCCCCATGAGGAGATCACCATCGCCACCCATTAGAAGATCAATATCAACAGATAGAGGTGCTCATGTCAGAAGCAGAAACAAGCCTGAAACATTTGAAAATCAACCAGTAATGAAACTGCCTTTTCCTGCTAGAGCTCCTGTCACCATCAATAAGTCTAGTACCAATATGCCAGCTATTGTCTCTTCGGATAGAACGAGAGGATATCAGAGTTCAAGAGAGCAATCCAGGCAAGAAAATATCTCTGATGTTCTATATAGCCTCCAGAAGATGAGCAACAGGAAAATTCCAGAACACGACGAGGAGCAGTTTAAGCAAGTGCTTAATGTAAGACAAGGTGCAATCAGGAAAAGTAAAAATGAGAACAAGCTCAAATCCAAGCATCAGTTATCAACTAAAATACAGATTAAATCAGATGTTTCAGTGACCTTACTTTCTGATGGATGTCATGGTGGAATGATGGACGAAGCTCAGAGAAGCGATGTTTCCGAGTCTGAAAATGAGAATGGATTTGTTGGATCCAATATAAGTGGAACCATAAGGTTTGGTAATGGAAATCTTCCAAGAAACTTCTCAAGGAACTCTCAAAACGTTGAACG ACAGTTGAAGCATTTTTAG